The Oncorhynchus masou masou isolate Uvic2021 chromosome 8, UVic_Omas_1.1, whole genome shotgun sequence genome has a window encoding:
- the LOC135544479 gene encoding PH and SEC7 domain-containing protein 1-like isoform X2, which produces MACDTPRPYVEEHAAHTQEEEASAQELFEDHDSLSGRRPWPEEGIGQSVTEETITPSDIALSSVETGESETRPDSESLGSVPGEKQEQTGTVLTIQINPEQGSSSTDYEEEEEEEQTEQIGQSEGREQSDSEEESVMIELLEHLPEPAELKEQSELSEKSEHSGQSEPNHTEQSEYGNNNETEQPEDSEKLVESDQVEHSNQSGDEDQQTEEAHLQQAEQSEVTDQSEQSKESEQTQQPEQTECLESKQMQHSEQTMHSERTDFSVQAEPQTEPSQQMEHSEDSEQSKQSGEMEQTEQSEQTEQTDKPIHSKQLEELLFLCTEELEQTEQSDQTEDQKHSGAEQPAQTALTESTEELEQTEHVEQLEQNVCTEDSCLPSREGSGEQLESQVQQTEASEPVIVHMNGGGLDRERACRLAERLYRLDGIYKTDVVKHLDKDNDFSRAVGEEYLKFFDFTGQRLDQGLRSFLRVVVLIGETQERERVLQHFSCRFQQCNPHTFSSSGEVLTLTCSVMLLNSDLHGQNVGKPMSVSSFVSNLDGMNEGESFSKELLKALYNSIKNEPLEWAVDEKELKSSMLLAEDAKEDAPLRSKSNPFQDVPHDKKATVFKQSFLKRKAHADIDGKRTPWGKRSWKIFYGVLKGMVLYLQKDEYTMEWQSTEEVVSVHHALAEQAADYTKRPHVFRLQTADWRVFLFQASSTAEMISWISRINLVSALHSSPPFPAAVGSQRKFCRPILPASQSAHTLERQLQSHAGMLESFQEDLAYLQQSLPEGRRAKAKEMDEHRVREEYLQHEKCRYEAYIQMLEVWKGLNQSTETEVGTSELDLFDRAVCKDTVDEEGEEGTLKKSHSSPSLDLEMASQPVVKVKRNISERRTYRKIIIPRRNQDI; this is translated from the exons ATG GCATGTGATACACCAAGGCCATATGTGGAGGAgcatgcagcacacacacaggaagaggaggCTTCAGCACAAGAGCTATTTGAGGACCATG ACTCTCTTTCAGGGAGACGTCCATGGCCAGAGGAAGGGATAGGACAGTCTGTGACAGAGGAGACTATCACACCCTCTGACATAGCTCTTAGCTCCGTAGAGACAGGAGAGTCCGAGACTAGGCCGGATAGTGAGAGTTTAGGCTCTGTGCcgggagagaaacaggaacagactGGCACAGTCCTGACTATACAGATCAACCCAGAGCAAGGATCCAGCTCTACGGactatgaggaggaggaggaggaggagcagacaGAACAGataggacagtcagaggggaggGAACAGTCGGACAGTGAGGAGGAATCAGTGATGATAGAACTCTTAGAGCACCTGCCTGAGCCAGCTGAACTGAAAGAACAGTCAGAACTCTCAGAGAAGTCTGAACACAGTGGGCAGTCTGAGCCTAATCACACAGAACAGAGTGAATACGGGAACAATAACGAGACAGAGCAGCCAGAAGACTCTGAGAAACTTGTAGAGTCCGACCAGGTAGAGCATTCAAATCAGTCAGGGGACGAAGACCAGCAAACTGAAGAGGCCCATTTACAACAGGCAGAACAGTCAGAAGTGACAGACCAGTCAGAACAATCAAAAGAATCAGAGCAGACGCAACAGCCAGAACAGACCGAATGTTTAGAATCAAAACAGATGCAACATTCTGAGCAAACTATGCACTCCGAGCGGACAGACTTTTCAGTGCAGGCAGAACCACAGACAGAACCATCACAGCAGATGGAACACTCTGAAGATTCTGAGCAGTCAAAACAATCAGGGGAGATGGAGCAGACGGAGCAGTCAGAGCAGACCGAGCAGACAGACAAACCAATACATTCAAAGCAGTTAGAAGAATTACTTTTCCTTTGCACAGAGGAGCTTGAACAGACAGAACAGTCAGACCAGACAGAAGACCAGAAACACTCAGGGGCTGAACAGCCAGCGCAGACTGCACTGACTGAGTCGACAGAAGAGCTTGAGCAGACAGAGCATGTAGAACAATTGGAACAGAACGTTTGTACAGAGGATTCATGTTTGCCGTCCAGGGAAGGAAGTGGAGAGCAACTGGAGTCTCAGGTACAGCAGACGGAGGCCTCAGAACCAGTGATCGTCCATATGAATGGTGGAGGTTTGGACAGGGAGAGGGCCTGCAGGCTGGCTGAAAGACTCTACAGGCTGGATGGGATCTACAAGACAGATGTGGTCAAACACCTGGACAAAGA CAATGACTTTAGCCGAGCCGTTGGGGAGGAGTACCTTAAGTTCTTTGACTTCACCGGTCAGAGACTGGACCAAGGCCTGAG GTCTTTCCTGAGGGTGGTGGTGCTTATCGGTGAGACCCAGGAAAGAGAACGGGTGCTGCAGCATTTCTCCTGTCGATTCCAGCAATGCAACCCTCACACCTTCTCCTCTTCCGGAGAAGTACTCACACTCACCTGTTCTGTGATGCTCCTGAACTCTGATCTGCATGGACAG AATGTGGGCAAACCCATGTCTGTGTCCAGCTTCGTGTCCAACCTGGATGGGATGAATGAGGGTGAGAGCTTCAGTAAGGAGCTGTTGAAG GCTCTCTACAACTCCATTAAGAACGAGCCTCTGGAATGGGCAGT TGATGAGAAGGAACTGAAGAGCTCCATGTTGTTGGCGGAGGATGCTAAAGAGGACGCACCCCTGCGCTCCAAGAGCAACCCGTTCCAAGATGTGCCGCATGACAAGAAGGCCACAGTGTTCAAACAGAGCTTCCTCAAACGCAAGGCCCACGCTGACATCGATGGCAAACGCA CTCCTTGGGGGAAGAGAAGCTGGAAGATCTTCTATGGAGTGCTGAAGGGAATGGTCCTCTACTTGCAGAAG gATGAGTATACGATGGAGTGGCAGAGTACAGAGGAGGTGGTCAGTGTGCACCATGCCCTGGCAGAGCAGGCAGCAGACTACACTAAGAGACCACACGTCTTCCGCCTGCAGACCGCTGACTGGAGGGTTTTCCTCTTTCAGGCCTC ctccacagcagagatgatTTCATGGATCAGCCGTATCAACCTGGTGTCAGCcctacactcctctcctcccttccctgctGCCGTGGGTTCTCAGAGGAAGTTCTGCAGACCCATCCTGCCAGCCTCGCAGTCTGCACACACACTG GAGAGACAGCTGCAGTCCCATGCAGGCATGCTGGAGTCCTTCCAGGAAGACCTGGCCTACCTGCAGCAGAGTCTCCCTGAAGGGCGCAGGGCCAAAGCCAAGGAGATGGATGAACACCGAGTCAGAGAGGAGTACCTGCAGCatgag AAATGTCGCTACGAGGCCTACATCCAGATGCTGGAGGTCTGGAAGGGTTTGAACCAGTCAACCGAGACTGAGGTGGGAACCAGTGAGCTCGACCTGTTtgacagagctgtgtgtaagGACACagtggatgaggagggggaggagggaaccCTGAAGAAGTCCCACTCCAGCCCCTCCCTGGATCTGGAGATGGCCTCGCAACCCGTGGTCAAAGTTAAACGCAACATCTCGGAGAGACGGACCTATCGCAAGATCATCATACCGAGACGCAACCAGGACATATGA
- the LOC135544479 gene encoding PH and SEC7 domain-containing protein 4-like isoform X1 has product MEGSRVCSPLPDLREQDSQTWPNMDLPLQSRPLEEAIGWREMEEQVNQMDREEEDNSHQTGRTEEPEEHWDSMTLPVYPMIHPSVPLSFATVQWDITNPSPDILYPMTDNSSADELDSSGAASLDWTVSPLSQQQQQHQACVTGINIELSVQEKTHNHNGPEQQLPLDTDQGESSPRACDTPRPYVEEHAAHTQEEEASAQELFEDHDSLSGRRPWPEEGIGQSVTEETITPSDIALSSVETGESETRPDSESLGSVPGEKQEQTGTVLTIQINPEQGSSSTDYEEEEEEEQTEQIGQSEGREQSDSEEESVMIELLEHLPEPAELKEQSELSEKSEHSGQSEPNHTEQSEYGNNNETEQPEDSEKLVESDQVEHSNQSGDEDQQTEEAHLQQAEQSEVTDQSEQSKESEQTQQPEQTECLESKQMQHSEQTMHSERTDFSVQAEPQTEPSQQMEHSEDSEQSKQSGEMEQTEQSEQTEQTDKPIHSKQLEELLFLCTEELEQTEQSDQTEDQKHSGAEQPAQTALTESTEELEQTEHVEQLEQNVCTEDSCLPSREGSGEQLESQVQQTEASEPVIVHMNGGGLDRERACRLAERLYRLDGIYKTDVVKHLDKDNDFSRAVGEEYLKFFDFTGQRLDQGLRSFLRVVVLIGETQERERVLQHFSCRFQQCNPHTFSSSGEVLTLTCSVMLLNSDLHGQNVGKPMSVSSFVSNLDGMNEGESFSKELLKALYNSIKNEPLEWAVDEKELKSSMLLAEDAKEDAPLRSKSNPFQDVPHDKKATVFKQSFLKRKAHADIDGKRTPWGKRSWKIFYGVLKGMVLYLQKDEYTMEWQSTEEVVSVHHALAEQAADYTKRPHVFRLQTADWRVFLFQASSTAEMISWISRINLVSALHSSPPFPAAVGSQRKFCRPILPASQSAHTLERQLQSHAGMLESFQEDLAYLQQSLPEGRRAKAKEMDEHRVREEYLQHEKCRYEAYIQMLEVWKGLNQSTETEVGTSELDLFDRAVCKDTVDEEGEEGTLKKSHSSPSLDLEMASQPVVKVKRNISERRTYRKIIIPRRNQDI; this is encoded by the exons ATGGAGGGGTCTAGGGTGtgctctcctctcccagacctcaGGGAGCAAGACAGCCAGACATGGCCCAATATGGATCTCCCACTACAGAGCAGGCCACTGGAGGAGGCTattgggtggagagagatggaggagcaagtgaaccagatggacagggaggaagaggataactCTCATCAGACTGGAAGGACTGAGGAGCCAGAGGAGCACTGGGATTCCATGACTTTACCTGTGTACCCCATGATCCATCCCAGTGTCCCTCTGTCCTTTGCCACGGTGCAGTGGGACATAACCAACCCCTCCCCTGACATTCTCTACCCCATGACTGACAACAGCTCGGCCGATGAGCTGGACTCCAGTGGAGCGGCCAGTCTGGACTGGACTGTGAGTCCcctgtcccagcagcagcagcaacatcaAGCCTGTGTGACAGGAATCAACATAGAGCTGTCTGTCCAGGAGAAGACACATAATCACAACGGACCGGAGCAACAGCTGCCTTTGGACACAGACCAGGGTGAAAGCTCCCCTCGG GCATGTGATACACCAAGGCCATATGTGGAGGAgcatgcagcacacacacaggaagaggaggCTTCAGCACAAGAGCTATTTGAGGACCATG ACTCTCTTTCAGGGAGACGTCCATGGCCAGAGGAAGGGATAGGACAGTCTGTGACAGAGGAGACTATCACACCCTCTGACATAGCTCTTAGCTCCGTAGAGACAGGAGAGTCCGAGACTAGGCCGGATAGTGAGAGTTTAGGCTCTGTGCcgggagagaaacaggaacagactGGCACAGTCCTGACTATACAGATCAACCCAGAGCAAGGATCCAGCTCTACGGactatgaggaggaggaggaggaggagcagacaGAACAGataggacagtcagaggggaggGAACAGTCGGACAGTGAGGAGGAATCAGTGATGATAGAACTCTTAGAGCACCTGCCTGAGCCAGCTGAACTGAAAGAACAGTCAGAACTCTCAGAGAAGTCTGAACACAGTGGGCAGTCTGAGCCTAATCACACAGAACAGAGTGAATACGGGAACAATAACGAGACAGAGCAGCCAGAAGACTCTGAGAAACTTGTAGAGTCCGACCAGGTAGAGCATTCAAATCAGTCAGGGGACGAAGACCAGCAAACTGAAGAGGCCCATTTACAACAGGCAGAACAGTCAGAAGTGACAGACCAGTCAGAACAATCAAAAGAATCAGAGCAGACGCAACAGCCAGAACAGACCGAATGTTTAGAATCAAAACAGATGCAACATTCTGAGCAAACTATGCACTCCGAGCGGACAGACTTTTCAGTGCAGGCAGAACCACAGACAGAACCATCACAGCAGATGGAACACTCTGAAGATTCTGAGCAGTCAAAACAATCAGGGGAGATGGAGCAGACGGAGCAGTCAGAGCAGACCGAGCAGACAGACAAACCAATACATTCAAAGCAGTTAGAAGAATTACTTTTCCTTTGCACAGAGGAGCTTGAACAGACAGAACAGTCAGACCAGACAGAAGACCAGAAACACTCAGGGGCTGAACAGCCAGCGCAGACTGCACTGACTGAGTCGACAGAAGAGCTTGAGCAGACAGAGCATGTAGAACAATTGGAACAGAACGTTTGTACAGAGGATTCATGTTTGCCGTCCAGGGAAGGAAGTGGAGAGCAACTGGAGTCTCAGGTACAGCAGACGGAGGCCTCAGAACCAGTGATCGTCCATATGAATGGTGGAGGTTTGGACAGGGAGAGGGCCTGCAGGCTGGCTGAAAGACTCTACAGGCTGGATGGGATCTACAAGACAGATGTGGTCAAACACCTGGACAAAGA CAATGACTTTAGCCGAGCCGTTGGGGAGGAGTACCTTAAGTTCTTTGACTTCACCGGTCAGAGACTGGACCAAGGCCTGAG GTCTTTCCTGAGGGTGGTGGTGCTTATCGGTGAGACCCAGGAAAGAGAACGGGTGCTGCAGCATTTCTCCTGTCGATTCCAGCAATGCAACCCTCACACCTTCTCCTCTTCCGGAGAAGTACTCACACTCACCTGTTCTGTGATGCTCCTGAACTCTGATCTGCATGGACAG AATGTGGGCAAACCCATGTCTGTGTCCAGCTTCGTGTCCAACCTGGATGGGATGAATGAGGGTGAGAGCTTCAGTAAGGAGCTGTTGAAG GCTCTCTACAACTCCATTAAGAACGAGCCTCTGGAATGGGCAGT TGATGAGAAGGAACTGAAGAGCTCCATGTTGTTGGCGGAGGATGCTAAAGAGGACGCACCCCTGCGCTCCAAGAGCAACCCGTTCCAAGATGTGCCGCATGACAAGAAGGCCACAGTGTTCAAACAGAGCTTCCTCAAACGCAAGGCCCACGCTGACATCGATGGCAAACGCA CTCCTTGGGGGAAGAGAAGCTGGAAGATCTTCTATGGAGTGCTGAAGGGAATGGTCCTCTACTTGCAGAAG gATGAGTATACGATGGAGTGGCAGAGTACAGAGGAGGTGGTCAGTGTGCACCATGCCCTGGCAGAGCAGGCAGCAGACTACACTAAGAGACCACACGTCTTCCGCCTGCAGACCGCTGACTGGAGGGTTTTCCTCTTTCAGGCCTC ctccacagcagagatgatTTCATGGATCAGCCGTATCAACCTGGTGTCAGCcctacactcctctcctcccttccctgctGCCGTGGGTTCTCAGAGGAAGTTCTGCAGACCCATCCTGCCAGCCTCGCAGTCTGCACACACACTG GAGAGACAGCTGCAGTCCCATGCAGGCATGCTGGAGTCCTTCCAGGAAGACCTGGCCTACCTGCAGCAGAGTCTCCCTGAAGGGCGCAGGGCCAAAGCCAAGGAGATGGATGAACACCGAGTCAGAGAGGAGTACCTGCAGCatgag AAATGTCGCTACGAGGCCTACATCCAGATGCTGGAGGTCTGGAAGGGTTTGAACCAGTCAACCGAGACTGAGGTGGGAACCAGTGAGCTCGACCTGTTtgacagagctgtgtgtaagGACACagtggatgaggagggggaggagggaaccCTGAAGAAGTCCCACTCCAGCCCCTCCCTGGATCTGGAGATGGCCTCGCAACCCGTGGTCAAAGTTAAACGCAACATCTCGGAGAGACGGACCTATCGCAAGATCATCATACCGAGACGCAACCAGGACATATGA